TTGTTCTGAGCCGTTGCCGCGCCGTCAAGATTCGTGCGCGGGCCGTCGGATCGGCGGGAGCCGATGGGATTGGGCTCCGTGCCGCATGGGCTGCTTCAGGTTCAGCTTTCCAAATATAGACACGAGACCTGGGAGAAGAATGTATGGGGAACCAGGTTCCAATCAAGCGCCTTACGCCACTGGCAAGTGGGTCCCACGTGCCATGGCATCTCAAAGAAAGGAGCGAAATCAGAGAGTACCAAACATAGGATAGGAGACACCGAGAGAAGCAAGCAAAATGCACATGTAAGATGAACTATTGTCGGGGTTCATCCTCGACGTGATCAGTTTCAGAGTGAATTCGAAGTTTACACACTACAACGACCTGCTTGGTGCTTGCAGCCACATGGACCCACATCCATCCTGGAATCTATCTGCTGGAACtaataataaataaataaataagtaAACGAAGAGTGGCTTGTATGCTCCGATAGCGTCAGGatgagagctctcccgcccgaGATGGCCTGACAGGGTTTCCACTACAATCAGAAGGTCTCTGGATCAGGTCGTCCCCCTTCACTCCTTGCCGAAGTCGGCGCTGTAGTGCGCGCTGGACTCGAGCTTCTTGGCCTCGTTCAGCTTGCGCACCGCCTGAAATCGGTATTACATCGGAAAGGGAGGGACGGTGAGCACCAAGCAAGCTCgattagagagagagagagagagaggtggtgGAAGCGCACCTTCATGAAGTCCTCCTGAATAACATAGTCGCGCTCTGCTCGAATGGCAGCCATGCCGGCTTCCGTGCAGACGTTGCGCAGATCAGCGCCGTTGAAACCCTGGAACAACCCGCGGGAGTTAGGATCCGGGAGATGGCGCCAAGCATGTTCGGGTGTTAGGAATGGTAGGCTTAAGTAAGATTAGTTCACCTCAGCCAGTTTCACAACAGCTTCGTAATCGATTTCGCCATGCTTAGCAATGCCAGCTGCGTGAATCTTGAGGACCTCCATCCTCCCCAGCTCGTTCGGGAGCGGGATCTCGATTTTCCTGTCCAACCGCCCAGGCCGAAGGAGCGCAGGATCCAAAACGTCAGGCCTGTTCGTTGCCATGATCATTTTCACCTATATCAAGCAAAAGCGTTCTTTTCACACAGTTCAAGAAGTCATTGCACACAGACAACATAATACTAACAGTCAGGGACAACCGATATTATCTCAAATTTGCCAAAGGGTTCATCATCATATTCGTGATAAAGTCTCTTGAACCAAATTATAACTTTGCAACTGAGTTTAATATGTTACCAACTCCCCAATATACTCACCATCTAGGCGACAAAGAAAAAATTACCAAGATTTCTGCACAGTTATGTTCATTGCAAAACAACACAAAATGTGAATGACTTTTGCAACCATGCAAGTGAAGTATGAACCCCTATATAGATGGAACAAGACTAACAACTAAAATTCAGCACTCCAATAAATGAATCTAAAAGAAAAATATTTCACGTCACCATAGGACTGGTTCTAAGACATGAATACACTTCAGCACTTCCACATGAAAAAATAAGCAGACAATTGACAAAAAGTATCATTTCTTCAGAAAAAAATACCTTCCCAAGCTCATCGAATCCATCTAGCTGATTTAAAAGCTCCATCAATGTCCTTTGAATTTCACGATCAGCACTTGTGCCCTCGCTAAATCTTCGGCCACCAATGGCATCGATTTCATCCATGAAAATGATGCATGGCTAGGTACAATATTGAACCAAAGAAAACACTTTAGAGGCAATTGTATCTAGACTGATTATGTACTTgatttttttattaaaaaaaaagaTAGACAAATGCATCCACAGGTGTGCATATTTCTTTTTTCCAAGCAAATAGGTTTGCATATAGTAACTAAAATGCAAAAGGCCATTTCTCAGTTTATTCTTGGCTAATGTACATCTAGAGTTATAGATGATTTGTAAACAGTATTTTATTTCTTCAAAGTCCACCTTCGAATGAACAGGCTATCTAGTTCACAGTTAAATCATACTCATGGACTTAAAAGGACAGACAGCTATGCTATTGACATCTTTCCCAAAACAAATGAAAGAATCAGGATGGCAGGTATACAGATAAGCAAAATGAAACAAAGCTTACCTGATGCTCACGTGCATAGTTGAACATTTCACGAATCAAGCGTGCACTCTCACCAATATACTTGTCAATGATAGCACTTGAAACTATCTGTTTAAAAGGTGCATATCAGTGAAAAACCATATGCTTATATATGTGATATTTTACTATAAAAAATAAAGTTACAGACCTTCAAAAAGTTAGCATCAATGTTGCTAGCAATGGCTCTAGCTAGGAGTGTCTTCCCAGTTCCAGGTGGACCATAGAGTAGCACACCCTTGAATGAGGAAAGTAGAATTTAGTACAACCCAGGGATTATGAAAATGCACTGTCATCAATTTGAGCTAGTTATGCATGATATTGCACTTCAAAGCATATTTATTTCTTGAATTTACCTTTGGCGGCTTAATCCCTACACGGAGAAACAGTTCTGGATTCATAAGCGGTAACTCAATGGATTCTCTGAGTTCCCTTATTTGATCCGACAAGCCACCTACAGCTGAGTAACTAACATTGCCAGGATCTTCATGTAGCATGTTGTAAACCACAGGGTCAACCTGAGAAGCAGGAATAAGAACAATATTGCGTCAAGGATTAATAATGTCCAAATCATAACCACCAGAAATACAGGTCGACAGGGTCGTGTTTGGTCTCCTATAATGATGGCCCATCCAGCCTAACCCTTCCTCTGGTCTCACAACGCACACAGCCCCAGTGTAGCTTTCCAAAATTCCTCCTCACTTTTCTCTCAGCACCCAGTCAACCCAGTGCCACCCTCCACAAATCCATCACCGCCAGCCAACCAACTGTAGCAGGCGTTAGCAAAATTGATTGCCCATGGACACCTATTCACTCCACTGTTAATTTTCGTTGGGCAccactttttttttttttggctgcTACTGTGCCCCCCACTGCGAGGTCGTGTGTGCCATTTGTGGCCCATAGTCCTCAACATTGGCAGATTCCTAGATCTTATCAATAGTCTCCTCCATCCTTAAGTAATCAAACAAAAACATAAGCAAAGAACCTAAACATATACCTCACGTGGCAAAGTGCGCATGATAGTAAGCGTTGTCATGTCAAGAACAACTCTTGTACCAGCAATCAACTTTTCTTTGTCAACTTTACTTCGGCAGGCAACAACATAGCGTGGTCCACTGCTAGCCTTCACAATAACTTCAAGAAAGACATGTTTCAGTTGCCTTGATAAAACTTAATGCATTATGAATCAGTTGATAAGCAAGAAAAAGCCTTTAGCATGAGTGAAAAAAGTTCATGTTGTGAATTTGTAGGAAAAGGAATATGTAATGAAATATACTTGAAGGTCAGGTATATAATCCAGATTCTTTCATTATTCCTACAAAAAAATATTCTGCTCGAACATCAAAAACTTTTTTTCACTTACATCGTTCCTTGTCCAAAGGTCGAAGCACCTCACCAATTATTTGGCCCACGCTTTGCAATGCTTTGAGATCCTCTTCAGTTTTTTCCAAGTTTTTCTTTGCATTTTTTTGGTTCTCCCTCGCTGCATCCAAATACACAATTTCATCAAAAGAAAATCAAGATGACTAGTAGAAATCTATGCTATCAGTAAGAAAAATGTATTCTTTCACATCTTTCAATTATAAGCATAACAAAAGCATGTCACATTGAACTATCATACCACATAAAAGACATAAAGGCGTAAAGAGTACAGCGACAAGAAACACCATCCACTGATGGATCATGATCAGGAAAACATACACAAGTCAACCGCCTCAGCAGCACCACACTTTTAAGTTAAAAAGAAAAAACTAGAAGAAGGCTGGCATCAACCTATGCACAGGATAAAACATAGTAGTATTTTGATACACACTTCATGGGCCCATAAGTCATAAACATCTTCCAAAACTAATTTAGTAGCCAAATTGTGCAATTGGAGCTGCTCTCAGATTACTAAAAGATAAAACACGATTGAACCAAATAACCAATCTGAGCTGCTTGGCACAAAACAGCACAGACCTAGGACTCTTGCGTGAAAGGGGGAGTGACTACCTAGAATCTCAATCACTGGAGCTAACACCTCTTGCTTTCTGAATGCAAACTCACTTACGAAAGCATTTCACTCTAAATTAACCTCCAATAGACTACAGACATATCTTCAGCAGATCAGGGAATAGCAGCCAACACAAAATGCAAACCCAGCCAATTTAGTTTGTGGCAGTAACATCACCTGCTAACTGAAAAGAGCAAACCTAGCAAACAATCACCAACTTGTAGTTGTTTAACCACCAAACTTCACCCAAACCTCACTCTACCCGCCGAACATCACATCCGTGGCAAGCAATTTCGCGCCTCCAAAAAACCCTAAGCGACAACCTACCCAAAGCAAAGTCCTAAATCAGGCTGCACCACACCACCCCGTACCCAAATTAAGCCGGCCAAAACCCTACCCAGCCGCGCCTATCACCACAGGAACCAGATCGCGATCGTCACTCGCGAGGAGCGGAACCCAGCCCTACATACCGGCCGGGACATACACGCACAGGTAGACGGGCggaagaggcggcggcgcgttACCTGTTTTGGCCCGCGCCTCGAGCTCCCGGCAGCTGAGGAGCTTCTTGCGGTACTCGGCgaccgcggcgcggcggcgcgcgtcCTCCTCGCCCTCGGCCATCCTCCTCCAACCCCCTCCGGCGACCTACCCttatcggcggcggcggcggcgcggggctttGCTTCTCTCGCAAGAAGAAGAATAGCGGAGGCGAACCACACGAGTCGCGCGGAGCAGAGGGAGGTTCGGCCGTTCGGGTTTTTGGTCCGCACAATGAGTATTCGAGAGCTACATGAAAATATATATAAACATATTTCCAGTGATTTTGGTTTTCATTTTCGAATTCGAATAGGATTTTTGATCGATTTGCTTGTCGAATCGGAAAGAAATGCTCTTGAGTCGGAATCCCAGATGTTTGTTTCATAAACCGGAGCCCAGCCCAACTGTAACTAAAACTTATCAAAAAAAACTGTAACTACACAAGTTTGTTGGGCCTTGAGCTCGTTTAGTTACAGTTGGGCTGGAAAGGATTACGCTGGCCCAGCTCTATATTTAGGGTAAGGAGCTTCTCTTGGGCCTCCTGCAAGTTGCTACTGTAGCATCACTTGGGCCTCCTCTtgttttttagaaaaaataaaaaaggaaaaaaagggaaaagaagatgAACCCACGAGGCCACGACCCAAACCTCACATGCACGTGCTCTACGACTAGAGGCTACGCAACAAAACCTTGCCTGCTAGCCCGTACTGCTCGTTGCTCTTCATGTTACCTGCGACACTTTTCCCATCATGTGCCACGAAAAACCACGGCCTTtccgtttcaaaaaaaaatcacGGCCTTTTTGGACCTTTGCTCACCGACTAAGACTTTTCTTTTTAGACATTGGTAGATTGGCAGAGGATGCAACGGTTAGTAAACTGCAAAGCGTTACAGGCTAGCAGGCAAGACCTTTTTTTTGCAGGCAAGGCAAGGGTTCCATCTAATAACTTAATAAGCCCCTGATAGTAAACTGCAAAGCGGTCTCGCTCTTGGCCTGATGATGCTTCACCGTGTCTCGCTGTTCTTGGCTCGCAGACGAAGACACACTACGGCAGAGGCACACGTCTGCTTGTTAAGCATAGCTGTCATGTTAAGCAAGACGCGATGTTCTGTAAGCTTTTGGGCTCGTGCTTGTCCTCTTGCTTCTGAACTGCGAGTCCCTCAGTATTCAGTCATTCATCGACAGCTCAGCCCTTTAGGATCTGGAACACTTTGGCGGGATATTCTCCCGGCTGAGGCCAGACAAAAATGTTGGACCGATTCCATTTTTCTTGCCACAATTAGATTGCATGTTCCCCCTCTTACAAGATCCTTTTTTACCGGAATTCCATAAATATGGGATTTACTGTATTTTACTCTCTCCGTTGTAAATTATAggttattttaattttttactACATTTAATTAgttatacatctagatatatgtTAAGTCTAGATATATAGAAAAATTATAAATTTTGAAAATCTAAAATAATGTACAATTTAAAACTGATAAAGTAGAATTATAAAAGGCATCCACTGGACAACACCGATACTCAAGTCTAAAGAAATTCTCGGCAAGCGTAGGCTGGTTTAAAGTGTAGTCTGAACTATGAACCCTAGAGGTTAATTCTCGGCAAGTTCGATCATCATGATTCATGAGCCTTATAATCTAGGAAAGAAATTTGGAGTGATTTTTTAAACAAAAAGATTGAGGTGCGCGTTGCTCGATCGCACTCTACTGCACCTAATATTCCAAAGCAGGATCGTAATCGAGGAGGATCCTAGCATGTGCAGCAGATGTGTTCTCGCGCGTGGACTTATGGCGACGGGTCTCACCAGTGTGGAGCACATGGAAAATAGCTAGACAAGTCATTCTTTTTAGGAGACGTGCTTGGTCACTTGGCATCTTTAATTTTTCATTTGAGGAGCATCTTTGCTCAATGTTCAAAGAAAATGGATTGGAATATATCCTCTTTTTTTTGCCTACTTTGGTAAAAAAAATGGCCTTTTTTGCTTGGGCTTGGCCCAGCACGACTAGAACCCAGCAGTCTTAATTAAATTCGAAATTCGGAAGGGAGGTGGCACATCATACCTAACCCACGAGCTTCACACTGTGCTAGCTCCACTAATTGACCACATTGGAAAGCTGATGAACATTTGGGACTTGGAGCTATATCTTCTTGGAGTGCTTcttcctttttttccttttttttcctctctttaTTTTTTGGCAAGAGCTTAATATTTGGCGGCTTCGAGCTCGACAAAAAAAAGATACAACCATTGAAGGTCGAATATTAAGGATCTCCTTTACAACGACTCTACAATACTAATTTTGACATATCATACATTTACACCCATTTTCTCATGTCCCAACAAACTTCCTTTTGTCCTAGGGGATACATGCTATCTCCTAAATATTTTGAGAACAAAAATATTAATTTTTTGCATTCGAAAGAGGGCCCGCAACACTTCCCATATTACAACCAAATTGCACAAAAGAGTTAATGAAAAAGATGCTCAAAAGATGTAATCTTTATCAAACGAAAAAGTAGAAAACCATGAAACGGGAAGTACATGAAAGCACCCGTCAGTTTCAATCCTTTGGCAGCAGCAACAGTCAGCCCTACTCCACGATGCAGCACTAGTATGtagcccttgctgttgaggtCGCCCATAGCAGCAATCGGCAAACGACCAGACCGAGCTCCAACAGGCAACAGGCCCAACACGACTGAGAGGAGACGTCCCCTCCCTCGCTCCTCTAGTCCTCCCCCCGCCCCAGTCACCACCCCCGCGCGAATCTTTTTTCCTCTTGACCGCGCTCCTAAATCCGCGCCAAATCGTCAAACCAATCAGACCGCTCCCGCCTCGTCAGTCCTCGCTCGCAGGCCGAGCTCCGGATCCCCCTGTCGGCGGCAATGGCAGACTCCGCCTGCGATGACGCCGTGGAGCAGCTCGCGGCCCTCCTGGACCAAGGTGAGAGTTTCGCGCCGGATCGCCGGTAAAGTTTGAACCTTTTCATGATTTCGGAGGGGCGGGCCTGCTCGGATTTGTGGTTTAGCTTTGGAACTGTTGGTGGTGTGTTTTGTGTGGGTTCGTCCGGTGCTAATGTGCTTTCTTTGGATTGGATTCTTGCAGTGGAGGCGCCGCTGAAGAAGACATTTGAGGTATGGATCTATGCGCGTggcttttttttctaaaaaaaaaaatATCGATCTTGGTTCTTCTTGATATCTGAAATCTCGCTTCTTCTGTCAAGCTTGGGCATTTGTGCTATTTTAGTTTCTGCATTTGGACAGAACCTTTGCTTAGTTAGTTCAGTCTAGCAGTTTGAAGAATCAATCTGATTTAGGTGAGCCAGCTGATATTTGATATTTCTTGGATTGTTGGGTACTAGACTATTACTTAATTTGGATCAGAGCGTTGCTGTTCATTTCTCAGCTTTTCTCTGTTAAAGTTAGTTAATACAGTTGAACTAGTATGAATATGGATCTAAAGATAAATTGATAGTGGTGAAAGTTGACGGATTGTTGATtggatgcaaaaaaaaaaataatGTTGTTCTTTGATCTAAGCCACACATATGAGATCCCTGGGGTAATTTTGAGTAGTTTGACGATGGGGAGTGAG
The genomic region above belongs to Panicum hallii strain FIL2 chromosome 4, PHallii_v3.1, whole genome shotgun sequence and contains:
- the LOC112890978 gene encoding 26S proteasome regulatory subunit 10B homolog A-like isoform X2 codes for the protein MAEGEEDARRRAAVAEYRKKLLSCRELEARAKTARENQKNAKKNLEKTEEDLKALQSVGQIIGEVLRPLDKERFIVKASSGPRYVVACRSKVDKEKLIAGTRVVLDMTTLTIMRTLPREVDPVVYNMLHEDPGNVSYSAVGGLSDQIRELRESIELPLMNPELFLRVGIKPPKGVLLYGPPGTGKTLLARAIASNIDANFLKIVSSAIIDKYIGESARLIREMFNYAREHQPCIIFMDEIDAIGGRRFSEGTSADREIQRTLMELLNQLDGFDELGKVKMIMATNRPDVLDPALLRPGRLDRKIEIPLPNELGRMEVLKIHAAGIAKHGEIDYEAVVKLAEGFNGADLRNVCTEAGMAAIRAERDYVIQEDFMKAVRKLNEAKKLESSAHYSADFGKE
- the LOC112890978 gene encoding 26S proteasome regulatory subunit 10B homolog A-like isoform X1 gives rise to the protein MAEGEEDARRRAAVAEYRKKLLSCRELEARAKTARENQKNAKKNLEKTEEDLKALQSVGQIIGEVLRPLDKERFIVKASSGPRYVVACRSKVDKEKLIAGTRVVLDMTTLTIMRTLPREVDPVVYNMLHEDPGNVSYSAVGGLSDQIRELRESIELPLMNPELFLRVGIKPPKGVLLYGPPGTGKTLLARAIASNIDANFLKIVSSAIIDKYIGESARLIREMFNYAREHQPCIIFMDEIDAIGGRRFSEGTSADREIQRTLMELLNQLDGFDELGKVKMIMATNRPDVLDPALLRPGRLDRKIEIPLPNELGRMEVLKIHAAGIAKHGEIDYEAVVKLAEGFNGADLRNVCTEAGMAAIRAERDYVIQEDFMKVRFHHLSLSLSLIELAWCSPSLPFRCNTDFRRCAS